One genomic window of Methanobacterium petrolearium includes the following:
- a CDS encoding AAA family ATPase, with protein MSEASLDTNFVGKILEENNYIPDETIVNVVFLAISLKKPILIEGPPGTGKTELSKAVARAFERDFFRVQCYEGITFEQIVGEWNYQKQLLHLEMSKINDTTTKQEDDVFREDFFIKRPLLSAFMNNKSSVILIDEIDKADEEVESFLLEALGEKQITVNDLGTFDLKNDLVVILTSNSQRQLLDETKDRCLYLYIDYPSLEREVEIVKTHLPEASPHLVEEVVKTMQKIRKMNLSKVPSIRATVDWIKSMIMFGKNDLNEDSVKKTINVVIKNEEDRENVLKSFRK; from the coding sequence ATGAGTGAGGCTAGTTTAGATACAAATTTCGTGGGAAAAATTCTAGAAGAGAATAATTACATTCCAGATGAAACCATCGTTAACGTGGTTTTTCTTGCCATTTCACTTAAAAAACCCATACTAATTGAAGGACCTCCGGGAACAGGCAAAACAGAACTTTCCAAGGCTGTAGCAAGAGCTTTTGAAAGGGATTTTTTTAGGGTGCAATGTTATGAAGGAATTACCTTTGAACAGATCGTTGGGGAATGGAACTACCAAAAACAACTATTACACCTTGAAATGTCAAAAATAAACGATACTACAACTAAACAAGAAGATGATGTTTTTAGAGAGGATTTTTTCATTAAAAGACCCCTTCTTTCTGCATTCATGAATAATAAATCCTCAGTTATTCTCATTGACGAGATTGATAAGGCAGATGAAGAAGTGGAGAGTTTCCTCCTGGAAGCCCTGGGGGAGAAGCAAATTACAGTAAATGATCTGGGAACCTTTGATCTCAAAAATGATCTTGTGGTGATCCTGACTTCCAACAGTCAGAGGCAACTGTTGGATGAAACCAAAGATCGTTGTCTCTATCTTTATATTGACTATCCATCATTGGAAAGGGAAGTGGAGATCGTTAAGACCCATTTACCTGAAGCTTCTCCCCACCTGGTGGAAGAAGTAGTTAAGACCATGCAGAAGATCCGAAAGATGAACCTCTCTAAAGTACCCTCCATCCGGGCCACTGTGGATTGGATTAAAAGCATGATCATGTTCGGTAAAAATGATCTCAACGAAGATTCAGTTAAAAAAACCATCAACGTGGTTATAAAAAACGAAGAAGATCGGGAAAATGTCTTAAAATCATTCCGTAAGTGA
- a CDS encoding TetR/AcrR family transcriptional regulator — protein MSIKEIKRREKEQRRNYILDEAEKLFFSRDYDDVSMNQIAQEVGLNKATLYLYFKNKKSIYFAIVLRGVQIFKEILKNKVNTGETGINKLEEAGRAYFEFYKDYSHYHDAYLYFKSKRFKDSTDEYALQIESLTGDLMIIICNSIQEGIKDGTIRKKVKPIEVAVFVAVTAERIVGLGSTTLKILESQGISHEKFIEDSMDLWRHMVMNNVQN, from the coding sequence TTGTCAATCAAAGAAATCAAAAGACGTGAAAAGGAACAAAGACGTAATTACATCCTGGATGAGGCGGAAAAACTATTTTTTTCCAGGGATTACGATGATGTCTCCATGAATCAGATTGCCCAGGAAGTTGGACTCAACAAAGCCACTCTTTACCTGTATTTTAAGAATAAAAAATCAATTTATTTTGCTATTGTCCTTAGAGGGGTCCAAATATTCAAGGAAATACTTAAAAATAAGGTTAACACTGGGGAAACTGGAATAAATAAACTTGAAGAGGCAGGCCGTGCCTATTTTGAGTTTTATAAGGATTATTCCCATTACCATGATGCTTACCTTTACTTTAAATCAAAAAGATTTAAAGATAGTACAGATGAATACGCTCTTCAGATAGAATCTTTAACTGGAGATTTAATGATCATCATCTGCAACTCCATTCAGGAAGGTATTAAAGATGGGACCATCCGCAAAAAGGTTAAACCCATAGAAGTGGCTGTTTTCGTAGCAGTGACTGCAGAAAGGATTGTGGGTTTAGGTTCTACCACTTTAAAAATTCTTGAAAGCCAGGGGATCAGTCATGAAAAGTTTATTGAAGACTCCATGGATCTGTGGAGGCATATGGTTATGAATAATGTCCAAAACTGA
- a CDS encoding TetR/AcrR family transcriptional regulator, producing MSIAQWKEKEKKQRRENIIDAAKKLFFETDYDNVSMDEIAKEIGLGKGTLYIYFNSKESLFYAVALRGMQILNSVHLKYLNQKKSGLNKLHALIDGYFQFTQEYPEYFHMLCYAASNPSSITDNEYAKDFTDLALGNIQISTKILEECMVEGTVRRDLHPTEMAIFLSIMGNSITNMDPVWKVTLKAAGTGKDKIWEHYLRFITPAIETNHGLDLSVTEMGDEEK from the coding sequence ATGTCAATAGCCCAATGGAAGGAAAAAGAAAAAAAACAGCGACGTGAAAACATCATTGATGCTGCTAAAAAATTATTCTTTGAAACAGACTATGATAATGTTTCCATGGATGAAATAGCCAAGGAAATTGGCTTGGGTAAAGGGACCTTATATATTTATTTTAATAGTAAAGAGTCTTTATTTTATGCTGTAGCTCTGCGTGGGATGCAAATTCTGAATTCAGTGCATTTAAAATATTTAAATCAGAAAAAAAGCGGGTTAAATAAATTACATGCACTAATTGATGGATATTTCCAATTCACTCAGGAATATCCTGAATACTTTCATATGCTTTGTTATGCTGCATCCAACCCTTCATCCATAACAGATAATGAATATGCAAAAGATTTCACTGATCTCGCCCTGGGCAATATCCAGATATCAACCAAAATACTTGAAGAATGTATGGTGGAGGGAACAGTGCGAAGAGATTTACACCCCACAGAAATGGCAATTTTCCTCAGTATCATGGGAAATAGTATCACAAACATGGATCCAGTCTGGAAGGTAACTTTAAAAGCAGCAGGAACAGGTAAAGATAAAATTTGGGAGCATTACCTACGTTTCATCACTCCGGCCATTGAAACCAACCATGGATTAGATCTTTCTGTTACTGAAATGGGTGATGAGGAAAAATGA
- a CDS encoding NAD(P)/FAD-dependent oxidoreductase — MLETDVLVIGAGPAGSMAAKHTAMGGAKVLMVDKKSEIGAPKRCAEGVSKDGLKRLEVTPDPRWIASEINKVRLVSPNGTDVLLDEEKVKLSEVGYVLERKVFDKHLAMDAARAGAQIMVKTLATSMKTGKNGITVQLEHMGNPLEIKAKIVIGADGPESRVGRWANLKTGLKPGNMESCAQFEMVGVEMEQFGCIELIFGSVAPGGYAWIFPKGDDMANVGLGVLSNRTEKTAYQHLLEFVDEYPATQNAQPVELNVGGDPVAGLHKELVTDHLLITGDAAGMVNPLDGGGIISGMTGGCIAGEIAAKAIADGDYSKKNLKEYQERCQKEIGDSFKKYLKAKEYLLSLSDDELDSIAKAFNESDFDRISPTDLLKVLVKVSPKAMLKLGKLF, encoded by the coding sequence ATGTTGGAAACAGATGTCCTGGTAATAGGAGCTGGTCCTGCTGGTTCCATGGCAGCCAAACACACAGCAATGGGTGGGGCCAAAGTGCTCATGGTTGACAAAAAATCAGAGATCGGTGCACCAAAAAGATGTGCTGAGGGTGTTTCCAAAGATGGTCTAAAAAGATTGGAAGTCACACCAGATCCTCGCTGGATAGCCAGTGAAATAAATAAAGTTCGTCTTGTTTCACCCAACGGAACTGATGTACTCCTTGATGAAGAAAAAGTGAAATTATCTGAAGTAGGATATGTTCTGGAGAGGAAAGTTTTTGATAAACACTTGGCCATGGATGCAGCACGTGCTGGTGCCCAAATCATGGTAAAAACACTTGCCACCAGTATGAAAACAGGAAAAAATGGAATAACCGTTCAATTGGAGCACATGGGAAATCCATTGGAAATAAAGGCTAAAATAGTTATTGGGGCTGATGGACCAGAATCTAGAGTGGGCAGATGGGCCAATCTCAAAACCGGGTTGAAACCAGGTAACATGGAATCCTGTGCCCAATTTGAAATGGTAGGAGTAGAAATGGAACAATTCGGGTGCATCGAACTCATATTTGGAAGTGTGGCTCCAGGTGGTTACGCCTGGATATTCCCCAAAGGCGATGATATGGCCAATGTGGGTTTGGGAGTTCTCAGTAATAGAACCGAGAAAACTGCCTACCAGCACCTCCTTGAATTTGTGGATGAATACCCTGCTACCCAGAATGCTCAGCCTGTTGAACTTAACGTGGGGGGTGACCCTGTGGCAGGACTTCACAAAGAACTGGTCACTGACCATTTACTCATTACTGGAGATGCTGCAGGAATGGTAAACCCCTTAGACGGTGGTGGCATCATCAGTGGAATGACCGGAGGATGTATAGCAGGTGAAATAGCAGCAAAAGCCATTGCGGATGGTGATTACTCTAAAAAGAATCTCAAAGAATACCAGGAACGCTGCCAAAAAGAGATAGGTGATTCCTTTAAGAAGTACCTTAAGGCCAAAGAATACCTTCTGAGTCTTTCTGATGATGAACTGGATTCCATAGCCAAAGCATTCAATGAAAGTGATTTTGACAGAATAAGTCCCACTGATCTGTTAAAAGTTCTGGTTAAAGTTTCACCAAAGGCTATGCTTAAGTTAGGTAAATTATTCTAA
- a CDS encoding SAM-dependent methyltransferase has translation MGKNKVKDRSKENLKEPNPTAEFVASHRAVESLKPENERICYDPYAIQFLKPETLEIINDPVKLKAINEMAGPIGQEMGTSLRIRVRYFDDFIERSVDNGLEQLVILGAGYDTRAYRINGLENVKVFEVDYPDTQHFKIQKIVEIFGFLSDHVVYVPVDLETHTLGQSLVDKGYESSKKTLFVMEGLIQYISPEYVDEIFSFIARNSGKGSAVIFDYHDESAINETSKAGKMIKNFLEQMGEHLKFSINKGEVEKFLSQHGFFNIISVSSAEYRNKYLPETDENEKFYNPMFFAHAMVDEKFY, from the coding sequence ATGGGGAAAAATAAGGTAAAAGATAGATCAAAGGAAAATTTAAAAGAACCAAATCCAACAGCTGAATTTGTGGCATCACACAGAGCAGTTGAATCATTAAAGCCTGAAAATGAACGCATATGCTATGATCCTTATGCCATCCAGTTTCTTAAACCTGAAACATTGGAAATAATAAATGATCCGGTTAAATTGAAGGCAATAAACGAGATGGCTGGTCCCATCGGTCAGGAGATGGGTACTTCGCTTCGCATCCGAGTCAGATACTTTGATGATTTCATTGAGAGATCAGTTGATAACGGTTTGGAACAACTGGTTATTTTGGGCGCCGGATACGATACTCGTGCTTACCGTATTAATGGATTGGAAAATGTGAAAGTTTTTGAAGTTGATTATCCGGACACTCAGCACTTTAAAATCCAAAAAATCGTGGAAATATTTGGTTTTCTATCTGATCATGTTGTATATGTACCCGTTGATCTGGAAACCCATACACTTGGTCAAAGTCTCGTTGATAAGGGATATGAAAGTTCAAAAAAGACTCTTTTTGTAATGGAAGGGCTTATTCAATACATTTCACCGGAATATGTTGATGAAATTTTTTCATTTATTGCCAGAAATTCAGGTAAAGGAAGTGCAGTTATTTTTGATTACCATGATGAATCTGCAATTAATGAAACCAGCAAAGCAGGGAAAATGATTAAAAATTTTCTGGAACAGATGGGAGAGCATCTTAAATTTAGTATTAACAAGGGAGAAGTTGAAAAATTTCTCTCCCAACACGGATTTTTCAATATTATCAGTGTTTCCAGTGCAGAATATAGAAATAAATATCTTCCTGAGACAGATGAAAACGAAAAATTCTATAATCCCATGTTCTTTGCCCATGCAATGGTTGATGAAAAGTTCTACTAA
- a CDS encoding DUF3795 domain-containing protein yields the protein MQPKIEISKDESLDLRQLTAPCGLDCFNCQGYLANDNEEIRKQLATKASEYGIPYKKAYEISVCKGCRKEEGICPIGGMRTEPCKVFKCITSKGIESCADCSSFPCDHLQPYADKASMLPHNMKVFNLALIRKMGLEKWASEKANSVRDTYFNGKWNI from the coding sequence ATGCAACCAAAAATTGAGATAAGTAAAGATGAAAGTTTAGATTTGAGGCAATTAACTGCTCCATGTGGTTTAGACTGTTTTAATTGCCAGGGCTATTTAGCAAATGATAATGAAGAAATAAGAAAACAGTTAGCAACTAAAGCTTCGGAATATGGCATTCCATACAAAAAAGCTTATGAAATATCTGTGTGCAAAGGATGTCGAAAAGAGGAAGGTATCTGTCCCATCGGAGGTATGCGGACAGAGCCATGCAAAGTATTTAAGTGTATTACTTCGAAAGGCATAGAATCTTGTGCTGATTGCTCTAGTTTCCCTTGTGATCATCTGCAACCTTACGCAGACAAGGCATCTATGCTTCCACATAACATGAAAGTTTTTAATTTAGCATTAATAAGAAAAATGGGCTTAGAAAAATGGGCCAGTGAAAAAGCAAACTCAGTGAGAGATACCTATTTCAATGGAAAATGGAATATTTAG
- a CDS encoding TetR/AcrR family transcriptional regulator, producing the protein MSTAARRKREKEQRRQSIIDAAESLFFSKGYDNVSINDIAKEVELNRATIYIYFENKEALCFAVVLRGVRILNSMVKNNAKVASDTQKISAIGNTYNTFFSLYPQYFQVYCYFQSGRFGSYDTGLKRPAWDDVMEIIRLQKEIVDILHLAIKNGIKMGKILSNMNTFYATFLVMSAIDSMVNPPPILTKELKDRNFNKTQQYFPQDFTHFVNELLKNKE; encoded by the coding sequence ATGTCAACGGCAGCCCGGAGAAAACGAGAAAAAGAACAAAGGAGGCAGTCCATTATAGATGCTGCTGAAAGTCTATTTTTTTCCAAGGGTTATGATAATGTTTCAATTAATGACATTGCCAAGGAAGTTGAATTGAACAGAGCTACCATTTACATATATTTTGAGAATAAAGAAGCATTATGCTTTGCTGTTGTATTGCGCGGGGTTCGTATATTGAATAGTATGGTTAAAAACAATGCGAAGGTCGCCAGTGACACCCAAAAAATCAGTGCCATTGGAAATACCTATAACACTTTTTTTAGTTTATATCCTCAGTATTTTCAGGTTTATTGTTACTTCCAGTCAGGAAGATTTGGATCCTATGATACTGGCTTAAAACGTCCTGCATGGGATGATGTGATGGAGATAATCCGCCTGCAGAAAGAGATAGTTGATATCCTGCATTTGGCTATTAAAAATGGAATAAAGATGGGAAAAATTTTATCGAATATGAATACATTTTATGCAACATTTTTAGTCATGTCTGCCATAGACTCTATGGTAAATCCTCCTCCAATTTTAACCAAGGAACTTAAAGACAGGAATTTTAACAAAACACAACAATATTTTCCTCAGGATTTTACCCATTTTGTTAATGAATTACTTAAAAATAAAGAATAA
- a CDS encoding DUF2284 domain-containing protein — MKKTDKFKFLEKTALKLGCTDAKVIPADHIVVEDRVRLRCMIGCPTYGKNLRCPPYAPSVDSFRKILNDYSVAMVIRIKPPEISKELLEKYKPKQSEEFRLWDRYQDPVTVKSSIWTDLSQIYKSMLIVLLELERAAFKQGYSLATAFFGGKCMLCEKCNVEGGVCLNPLMSRFASEAMGINLLKTAKNADMELKFSTSDNPVQITPMAILLID, encoded by the coding sequence ATGAAAAAAACTGATAAATTTAAGTTTTTAGAAAAAACAGCTTTAAAATTGGGTTGTACAGATGCAAAGGTTATTCCCGCAGATCATATAGTGGTTGAAGACAGAGTTCGCCTCCGATGTATGATTGGCTGCCCAACCTATGGGAAGAATTTGAGATGTCCTCCGTACGCGCCGAGCGTAGATAGTTTCCGGAAGATTTTGAATGATTACAGTGTGGCGATGGTCATCAGGATCAAACCCCCAGAAATATCCAAAGAATTGCTGGAAAAATACAAACCTAAACAGAGTGAGGAGTTCCGACTATGGGATCGATATCAGGACCCAGTTACGGTAAAATCCTCTATCTGGACCGATTTATCACAAATTTACAAATCCATGTTAATAGTTCTGTTGGAACTTGAAAGGGCAGCATTCAAACAGGGATATTCTTTGGCCACTGCATTTTTCGGTGGGAAATGCATGCTCTGTGAAAAATGCAACGTGGAAGGTGGAGTTTGTCTGAATCCTCTAATGTCACGTTTTGCATCCGAAGCTATGGGCATAAACCTGTTAAAAACAGCAAAAAATGCAGATATGGAATTAAAGTTTTCTACTTCTGATAATCCAGTTCAAATCACTCCAATGGCCATATTACTAATAGATTAA
- the mcrD gene encoding methyl-coenzyme M reductase operon protein D — translation MEQIKAIDVRIFPHRRLKPETTEKLLNELLDLEGVLRFLVNGESLPKVVRYGPARGTSVNHPDRKIITVKGKEVELLVSVGDIVVTIRHENLEEFVEKTKTILEKTLNFGFDVRVGIFTRTQTTVSDKLKVAYGIEEDFDPNLIGLVDPKAKSKETVKLIGD, via the coding sequence ATGGAACAAATCAAGGCAATTGATGTGAGAATATTCCCTCACCGACGCTTGAAACCAGAAACCACTGAGAAACTCCTCAATGAGTTACTGGACCTGGAGGGAGTTTTAAGATTCTTAGTGAACGGAGAATCCCTACCCAAAGTCGTGAGATACGGTCCTGCGCGGGGAACCAGTGTTAACCATCCTGATAGAAAGATCATTACTGTAAAAGGAAAAGAAGTTGAACTTTTAGTTTCTGTTGGAGACATAGTAGTCACTATCAGACACGAAAATCTGGAAGAATTCGTTGAAAAAACAAAAACCATCCTTGAAAAAACCTTAAATTTCGGTTTTGATGTAAGAGTAGGTATTTTCACCCGAACACAGACTACTGTATCAGATAAATTGAAAGTAGCCTATGGAATTGAAGAAGATTTCGATCCCAATCTGATAGGACTAGTTGATCCTAAGGCAAAATCCAAAGAAACTGTGAAGTTAATAGGTGATTAA
- a CDS encoding 4Fe-4S binding protein, protein MIVKEWCMYCGECAGVCPQNLIEVRELTLQFNEKECKDCKICIQVCPVQALGKEVI, encoded by the coding sequence ATGATAGTGAAGGAATGGTGTATGTACTGTGGGGAATGTGCCGGTGTTTGTCCCCAGAATCTCATTGAAGTACGAGAGTTAACCCTACAATTCAATGAAAAAGAATGTAAAGATTGTAAGATTTGTATCCAAGTATGTCCAGTTCAAGCCCTAGGAAAAGAGGTGATTTAA
- the mcrA gene encoding coenzyme-B sulfoethylthiotransferase subunit alpha: MNNEKKLFLKALKNKFDEDPKQNHTDFYCFGGWKQSPRKREFDEYAKKIEEERDIPFYNPDIGVPLGQRKLMAYKVSGTDTYVEGDDLHFANNAAIQQLNDDIKRTIIVGMDTAHSVLEKRLGVEVTPETINEYMETINHALPGGAVVQEHMVEVHPGLVGDCYAKLFTGDDSLADELDSRFLIDINKEFPEDQAKMLKEYIGNKTYQISRVPSLVVRVCDGGTVSRWSAMQIGMSFIAAYKLCAGEAAIADFSYAAKHADVISMGSILPSRRARGPNEPGGVPFGVMADIIQTSRVSDDPAKISLEVIGAASAIYDQIWLGSYMSGGVGFTQYATAAYTDDILDDFVYYGMEYVDDKYGICGTKASTEVVHDISAEVTMYGLEQYEYPALMEDHFGGSQRAAVVSAAAGCSTAFATGNSNAGVNAWYLSQILHKETHSRLGFYGYDLQDQCGASNSLSVRSDEGLIFELRGPNYPNYAMNVGHQPEYAGIAQAPHAARGDAFCVNPLIKVAFADKNLAFDFTKPRKSIAKGALREFVPGGERDLIIPAK, from the coding sequence ATGAACAATGAGAAGAAACTCTTCTTAAAAGCTTTAAAAAATAAATTTGATGAAGATCCCAAACAAAATCACACTGATTTTTACTGTTTCGGAGGCTGGAAACAGTCACCTCGAAAAAGAGAGTTCGATGAATACGCTAAAAAAATTGAAGAAGAACGGGACATTCCATTCTACAACCCAGACATAGGAGTTCCACTGGGCCAGCGTAAATTAATGGCCTACAAAGTTTCCGGTACCGACACTTACGTGGAAGGAGACGACCTGCACTTTGCAAACAACGCAGCCATCCAACAACTCAACGATGACATCAAAAGAACCATCATCGTGGGAATGGACACTGCTCACTCCGTCTTAGAAAAACGTTTAGGTGTGGAAGTTACTCCGGAAACCATCAACGAATACATGGAAACCATCAACCACGCACTACCTGGTGGTGCCGTAGTTCAGGAACACATGGTAGAAGTTCACCCTGGTCTCGTGGGAGACTGTTACGCCAAACTTTTCACTGGTGATGACAGCCTGGCCGATGAACTGGATTCCCGATTCCTTATAGACATCAACAAGGAATTCCCAGAAGACCAGGCTAAAATGCTCAAAGAATACATTGGTAACAAAACCTACCAGATCAGCAGAGTGCCTTCCTTAGTGGTACGAGTCTGTGACGGTGGTACTGTATCTCGATGGTCTGCCATGCAGATCGGTATGAGTTTCATCGCTGCATACAAACTGTGTGCAGGGGAAGCAGCTATTGCTGATTTTTCATACGCAGCTAAACACGCCGATGTTATATCCATGGGAAGTATTCTCCCATCAAGAAGAGCAAGGGGACCAAATGAGCCCGGAGGTGTTCCATTCGGTGTAATGGCCGATATCATACAGACCTCCCGTGTATCTGATGATCCTGCAAAAATATCTCTGGAAGTTATTGGAGCAGCATCCGCAATCTACGATCAGATCTGGCTTGGTTCATACATGTCTGGTGGAGTAGGTTTCACTCAGTACGCAACCGCAGCTTACACTGACGATATCTTAGATGACTTTGTTTACTATGGTATGGAATATGTGGACGATAAATACGGAATTTGCGGAACCAAAGCAAGTACTGAAGTGGTTCATGACATATCTGCCGAAGTAACTATGTACGGACTGGAACAGTACGAATACCCAGCACTCATGGAAGACCACTTCGGAGGTTCACAGCGAGCTGCAGTTGTTTCTGCTGCTGCCGGATGTTCAACTGCATTTGCAACTGGAAACTCCAACGCCGGAGTCAACGCATGGTACTTAAGTCAGATTCTGCACAAAGAAACCCACAGCAGACTCGGATTCTACGGTTACGACCTGCAGGACCAATGCGGAGCATCCAATTCTCTCTCCGTGAGGAGCGACGAGGGTCTGATCTTCGAACTACGTGGTCCTAACTACCCTAACTACGCAATGAACGTGGGCCACCAGCCAGAATACGCTGGTATTGCCCAGGCACCACACGCAGCTAGAGGAGACGCGTTCTGTGTGAACCCTCTGATAAAAGTTGCATTTGCAGATAAAAACTTGGCTTTTGACTTCACCAAACCAAGGAAATCCATAGCAAAAGGTGCATTACGAGAATTCGTTCCTGGCGGAGAAAGGGACTTAATCATCCCAGCTAAATAA
- a CDS encoding SAM-dependent methyltransferase — MEISKMQIRRKDTSGTAEEITFHRVIESAKEEEERICYDPYAVHFIGPELLKFFEATACNYPEAKARLEEMYRLFPGTQNSIVARVRYFDDYLHDSIEEGIEQLVILGAGYDTRAYRIEGIKEHVKVFEVDYQGTQQVKMEKIKEIFGSLPSHVKFVNADVGSGNLFKILLEHEYNPSQKTLFIMEGLIYYLPPEDVKTLLSSIVQNSSHGSKIILDYFPQSMVDGTCELEVGNLIHERVKQSGEPLKFGIKEGTVEKFLKERGFSHIQNVTSDDYKKAYFYGKNENREVCSLYSFVHAMVEH; from the coding sequence ATGGAAATAAGTAAAATGCAGATAAGAAGGAAAGATACTAGCGGTACAGCTGAAGAAATAACTTTTCATAGAGTTATTGAATCAGCTAAGGAGGAAGAAGAACGGATCTGTTATGATCCCTATGCTGTACATTTTATTGGCCCGGAATTACTGAAATTTTTTGAAGCAACTGCTTGTAATTATCCAGAAGCTAAAGCAAGACTGGAAGAGATGTATCGTCTGTTTCCAGGTACGCAAAATTCAATTGTAGCAAGGGTCCGATATTTCGACGATTATCTCCATGATTCTATAGAGGAGGGAATTGAACAGCTGGTTATTCTTGGTGCTGGATATGATACCAGAGCTTATCGTATTGAAGGGATTAAAGAACATGTGAAAGTTTTTGAAGTTGATTATCAGGGCACCCAGCAAGTGAAGATGGAAAAGATTAAAGAAATTTTTGGTTCACTTCCCAGTCATGTTAAGTTTGTGAATGCTGATGTTGGGAGTGGAAACTTATTCAAAATTTTATTAGAACATGAATACAACCCTTCACAAAAAACACTCTTCATTATGGAAGGACTCATCTATTACCTCCCACCGGAGGATGTAAAAACTTTACTGTCATCCATAGTGCAGAATTCAAGCCATGGCAGTAAAATAATTCTCGATTACTTCCCTCAATCAATGGTTGATGGCACCTGCGAGTTGGAAGTTGGGAACCTCATACATGAACGTGTGAAACAATCTGGAGAACCACTTAAATTCGGAATTAAGGAAGGAACTGTAGAAAAATTCCTAAAAGAGCGAGGTTTTTCCCATATCCAAAATGTGACCAGTGACGATTATAAAAAAGCCTATTTTTATGGTAAAAATGAAAACCGGGAGGTTTGCAGTCTTTACTCATTTGTTCATGCCATGGTTGAACATTAA
- the mcrG gene encoding coenzyme-B sulfoethylthiotransferase subunit gamma, which produces MSYKPQYTPGETKIAQNRRNHMNPDFEMKKIRTINDEDIVSVLGHRNPGESYKTVHPPLDEMDFEEDMMKELVEPIPGAQQGVRTRYIQFTDSVYNAPAHPYDRARTYMSRFRGVDTGTLSGRQVIEIRELDLEGISKELLETEFFDPAKTGLRGATVHGHSLRLDENGLMFDALQRYVYNEETGKVSYVKDQVGRPLDTPVEVGEPLDEEHLKEITTIYRNDNVSMREDKEALETVLTIHKTRTDGGFGLEVFKNDLKAKLGDDK; this is translated from the coding sequence ATGTCATACAAACCCCAGTACACCCCTGGAGAAACAAAAATAGCTCAAAATCGTAGGAACCACATGAATCCTGATTTTGAGATGAAAAAAATTAGAACTATCAATGATGAAGATATTGTTAGCGTTTTAGGTCACAGAAATCCTGGAGAAAGTTATAAAACCGTCCACCCCCCACTGGATGAAATGGATTTCGAAGAAGACATGATGAAAGAGTTAGTAGAACCTATTCCAGGAGCCCAGCAGGGAGTAAGGACTCGATACATACAATTTACAGATTCCGTATATAACGCTCCTGCACACCCTTACGACCGGGCCCGAACCTACATGTCAAGGTTCAGAGGAGTTGACACCGGAACCCTATCCGGAAGACAGGTTATTGAAATCCGAGAACTGGATTTAGAAGGAATTTCAAAAGAATTATTAGAAACTGAATTCTTTGACCCTGCAAAAACTGGTTTAAGAGGAGCAACTGTACACGGTCACTCCCTAAGGTTAGATGAAAACGGACTGATGTTCGATGCTCTGCAGAGATACGTCTACAATGAAGAAACCGGGAAAGTATCTTACGTTAAAGATCAGGTAGGACGACCACTGGACACACCCGTAGAAGTAGGAGAACCACTGGATGAGGAACACCTCAAAGAAATCACCACCATCTACCGTAACGATAACGTAAGCATGAGAGAAGATAAAGAAGCTCTCGAAACAGTTTTAACAATTCATAAAACTAGAACTGACGGTGGATTTGGTTTAGAAGTTTTTAAAAACGATTTAAAAGCAAAATTGGGTGATGACAAATGA